AGTTCGATTCGCGCGACATCTTGAAGTCGCACGAGCCCGGTTGCGGGTGATGGTCCGCCCGACTCCAGCGCGCCCCCACCGAGGGCGCCGCTCCCCACGGTTCCGCCGGCCGTTGGCCCCGTGGTCGATGAGAGCGCCGCCGATGCCCCCGACCCGGTCGGGGCGGGAGCTGACATCGTGGTCGGGTTACCTCCGCTGGCCGGGTCCGTGCTTGTATCTGCAGACGTGTCACTCGGGGCGGCGCCCGTGGACGGCGCAGAGGTGATAATGTCGTCGACGGTTGGCGGTGCGGTCGGGTCGCTGGCCGAAGAGTCGTTGGGTAGCCGCGTGGCTTTAGTCTTCGGCTTCGTTGCTGTTCGGGCCGGTTCGATGAGTCTGCCATCGGCAGAAAGAATTTGCGGCGATCCGCTCGCTTTGACGATGATGCTGCCGAACTGCTCCGGACCGGCGAGCCGCCCGAGCGTGTCGAGCGGCAACTGGAACGCCTGGCCCGTGGGCGCCGGCGGTTGACCGATGCGCCCGGCCGGGGCGTCCACGTTCTGAGTGCGGATCGCGTTGGCCACGTCGATCGGCGTCATGTTCCGAGCGGCCAATCGCTGCGGGTCGAGCCACACGCGCATGCTGTAGTCGCGCTGGCCCTGGACGTTGATGTCCGAGATCCCGTCCACTCGGAGCAGTTCGTCCTTGACGTGGATGGTGGCGAAGTTGCTCAGGTACTTGTCGTCGTAGCGCCCATCGGGGGAGACGAAGTTCACGATCATCAGCATGTCCGGCGTGCGTTTCCGGATCGTGATCCCCTGGTTCTGCACCGCGCTGGGCAACTGCGGCATCGCCAGCGCGACGCGGTTCTGAACCATCACCAGCGCGGAGTTGATGTCGGTCCCGACGTCGAACGTCACGGTGAGACTGTAGGAGCCGTCGTTGCCGGACTGCGAAGACATGTAGAGCATGCCCTCGACGCCGTTCACCTGCTGCTCGATCGGCGCGCCCACGGAGTCCGCGACCTCTTGCGCGCTGGCACCGGGGTAACTGATCGAGATGGACACGCCGGGCGGGGTGACGCGCGGGTACTGAGCCACCGGCAGGTACAGCAGCGAGATCGCCCCCGTGAGGGTGATGGCGATCGACAGCACGGTGGCGAAGATCGGCCGATCGATGAAGTAGCGTGAGATCACGGCCGTGCCCTCACTGCTTTTTGGGACGGCGCGGGGTCGAATCGCCACCGGAGAGCGTCGTGGGCATCGCGATCTGTTCGGGTTTGATCTCCGCCCGCGGGCGCAACTGCGGCAGCCCGCCGACAACGACCCACTCGGTCGATTTCACTCCGGATTCCGGCTCCTTGTCGGTCCCGGGCTTGTACGGCTCGACCACCCGCAGCCCGTCCTCCTGGAGCGCCCCAGTTTTCACCCGGCGGTACTGCACCTTGTTTTCGCCGTCGACCACGTACACGAACTTCAGCCCCTGGTCGGACCCGAGCGCTCGATCGATGACCAGTGCGGACCGGTACGCCCCGCCGAGATCAATTCGCACGCGGACGAACATCCCGGGGAGCAGTTTCCACATTCCCCCTTTGGCCCGCTCGTTGTCGAAGACCGCCCGGATCGCGATCGTTCCCGTGGACGGGTTCACCTGGTTGTTGATGAAGTCGAGTTTGCCGCGGTGGGGGAAGCCGGTCTCGCCCTCGATCGCCATGCGGACGGCGACGGTCGGAAGTAAGCTCGTTGATCCCCCCACGAGCCGCTGAAAGGTCCGCTCCTCGACATCGAAGTAGCCGTACATCTTCTCCATCGAGACGATCGTGGTGAGCAGCGTCTGGTTCTCGCTCACCAGGTTGCCAGGGGTGTAGTAGTACCGGCTCACGCGCCCACTGATCGGGGCGCGGATCTCGGTGTAAGCGAGGTTCAGTTTGGCGCTCTTGAGTGCGGCCTCGGCGGTCCGAATGCGGGCGTCGGCCGAGTCCACGTTCGCTTTGTCCAGGTTGATCTGGGAGATGCTCCCGGCGCCCGCGTCGTAGGCCTGCTTATCCTGGTCGTAGTTCAAACCCGCAAGGACGCGCTGGGCCTTGTAAAGCTGGAGCTGCCCCTCCGCCTGATCGACCATCGCCCGGTACGGCTCGGGGTCGATCTGGAACAGCAGGTCGCCCGGGAACAGCGTGAGCCACCCGAGGCGCTTGGGGCCGCGCACCTCGGTCCCTTCCCCGAACGGCACCGCCTGAAGTTCGCCCGTCACCCGCGCCCGAACGCTCACGGACTCGACCGCGTCCGTCCGCCCGGTGTACTCGGCGAAGTCCGTGACCTCGCGCTCGATTGGGTGGCTAACCGGGATGGTCGGCGTCACCGCGGGCGGGGCTTGGGGCGGCTTCCGCTGGCACCCCACGAGCACGCCGGCGAGCATGCCGAGAACGAGCAATCCGAGAAAGCGAGCGCGGGGCGGGCGATTGGGAGGGCTCGTGGGCATTGCGGTGTCCTTCGGCGGGAGCAATCAACGACACGAGTGGCAGTCGGGTGACGTTAACCAGCTCAAGGCAACCACCGTGCCCGAATCGCAAGGACCGCACAATGAGACACAAGTAACTATGGCGAAATGAATTAGGATTGCAGTTAGAAAATGAGCGGTTCGGATTGGCGCGCCGATTTCGCGCTGGCGATCGGCGTATTTTCGTCTCGTGGGGTAAAAAACGCCAACCGCTTTGAGTGGCTTCTTACGGTATGCGGTGAACCGCGCAATTCGCCAGCGTGAATCAACTCTTCCCCAACACGAGGTCCACAACCCAACACCCGCGCACGTGGTTCAGACTCGCATCGCGGCAGTGACTCAGCACATCGGCGATGTCACAGCCCGCGTCTTGGAGCGCGTCAGCCAGGATGGGCATCGCACTGAAATCACGCGACTCGTACATCTGCGCCACGATTGCGACCGCGGTGGAGGTGAGCCACGAGGGGGAGAAGAGCACGGGGCGGAACGGATTGCCTACGATATCGCGCAGGTATGCCAACACGGTTTGTGGCCCGCCAGGGCGTCGTCGCTCCCGCAGGTCCATCGAGTACGTGCACATTAGAACCCAAAAGGCTCCCATCTGTACTACCCGAACGGCCAATCTCGCGCTATACCATTCTCGAACGCGCACGAATCTCGAAGTTCGCCGCGAGCCGGCCATAACGGTTCCCGCCGATCAGCGATGTACGATCCGTCTCCACCGTTGACAGGGAACATTTATGGATGGCGAAACTAACTTGCCGACGGCACGCGCCACCCGTGTTTATGGGCCGGCCGGGCGCCTCGCGTGTGTGGCTTGCGCGGTGCTGGCGGCGGCCGCTTTCTTACCACACCAGTGCCTTTGGACCGATGAAGCCGCCCAGTTGGGCGGGCTTTCGCTCGGCCCGGTCGACGTTGTCGGCTGGCTTACCGGCCAAGCCCGGCCGGATTTAAACGTAATGCGTGACCGCATGCCGCCCGGTAGCTATTGGGCGGGCTGGGCGTGGTCCCGAATGTTCGGCCTGACCGAGCCGGCGATGCGGTGGTTCGGCGTGGCGTGTGTAGCGGCGGCCACATCTGTCGTCTTCAGCACTGCCCGCCGCGCTTATGGGACCGGGCCGGCAGTTGCCGCGGGCCTGGTGTTCGCCTCGTCGCCAAACGTGGTCGTACAGGCGGTCGAGATCCGCGCGTACCCGTTGCTCATCCTCTTCTCGGCCACGGTCTATTACGCGCTTGTCCGCCTGCTCACCTCCCCGCCCGCCTTTCGGCGGCGGTGGCTAGGGGCGCTGACGGGATTCGGACTGGCGGCCGCGTACACCCACTTCTTCGGGCTGGTGGTGAGCGGGGGGGCCTTCGTATCGGCCCTCTTCGTGTTCCGGCGCCGCGGCGACCGCATCGGGCCGGTTCTAATCGCGGCCGCCATCTTCGCGATAGCGGCCGCGGGCCTCGGTCCGTTCGTGGTCGCATCGACGGGCATCTCTTCCGGGGCGGCGGGCGACCCGGCCGCCACCAAACTGGTCGGATTGGTCCGCCTCGGGTACCGGCTGTTCAGCCATTCGGCGATCGCGGTTTCCTGGGTCGCGGTCGGCTTCAGTCTGGCCGGTGCGATCGTTGCCCTGGCGTGTGCGGCCGGGACCGCGGCCGACCCACGAACACGGGACGTGACCGTCGGGCTGGCGGTCACGGTGGCGTCGGGCCTGGCCGTGGTGGTGGCCGCGTCAGTGGTCCAGTCCTGGTTCAACGCGGCCGCCGCTCATTACAACACTTGGGCGCTTCCCGGCCTGGCCGTGTTGTCGGGGGCGGGCGTCGGCGCCCGCAACCGGTTGCTGCGGGCGGCGGCCCTGATCGGAGTTGCCGCTGTCTTGGCCGCCAACCTGTATGGGTCGGCCCAACTTGCCTGCCACGGTGAACAGTTCGCCCACGGCCCGCACCGGCCTATCGCCAATTTGATCCGCACTCTCGGTTCGGAAGCGGTAACCGTTATCTACGACGACCCGCTGCCAGGCGCTGCGGACGTGTCGGGGGCGGTCTATTGGCCCCTCCTGCATGAGTTCGGACCAGGGCTGAAGCAGTACAGCCACCTAGCGGCCGGGTCAGAACGGGTTCGGGAGTTCGACCGCCCCGCGGTCGGCGGTGGGACCGACCCGAAGTCGCTGGGGACGGGTTACATCCTGGTCATCCGCGCCGCCAACGCCTCGGCGTCGGACGTAAGGGACCACGTCAGACGCGGCGTTCAGCCGTTCGGACCCGGACCGCTGGCCGAGGCCATCGCCCAGTCCGATCGGTGGCGGCCGACCGAAACACTGCTGATCGGCGGCTTCGTGTCGGCCGAGGTTCGCGTGTACCGCATGGCGGCCTCCTCTGGCCGGTGACGCCCGCATGACGGAGCGGAGTGTCGACATCAAAACCAAAGTCCAGAGGCCACCAGGATATGAAAGCGACAGCCGCTGAGCCCGGTGCAACGGGACCGGGAGGGGACTGTTCAACTCATGGATCCGCACCCAAACCCGAGAGCACGGTCGCCCGGTACGGGTTCATCGATGCCCTCCGCGGATTTGCCCTTCTCGGGGTCCTCGTACACCACGTCGTTCCCCGCGTGGACGGACTGCCCCGGGTGGTGAAACAGATCGCGGCAGCCGGGGGAGAGGGCGTCCAACTCTTCTTCGTCGTGAGCGCCCTGACGCTGTTCCTGTCGTTCGACAGCCGCCGCGGGACCCAGGCGCGGCCACTCACGGCGTTCTTCCTCCGGCGGTTCTTCCGCATCGCCCCTCTGTTCTACCTCGCCGCCGTGTTCTACCTGTGGTACGACGCCCGATGGCCGGACGCCGCCCGACCCTCGGCGGCCGCCATCCTCGCTACCCTCGGGTTCGTTCACGTGTGGCACCCGGATTGGGCCAATCGGGTCGTACCGGGCGGGTGGTCAATCGGCGTTGAGATGGAGTTCTACCTGCTCGTCC
The Gemmata palustris DNA segment above includes these coding regions:
- a CDS encoding efflux RND transporter periplasmic adaptor subunit codes for the protein MPTSPPNRPPRARFLGLLVLGMLAGVLVGCQRKPPQAPPAVTPTIPVSHPIEREVTDFAEYTGRTDAVESVSVRARVTGELQAVPFGEGTEVRGPKRLGWLTLFPGDLLFQIDPEPYRAMVDQAEGQLQLYKAQRVLAGLNYDQDKQAYDAGAGSISQINLDKANVDSADARIRTAEAALKSAKLNLAYTEIRAPISGRVSRYYYTPGNLVSENQTLLTTIVSMEKMYGYFDVEERTFQRLVGGSTSLLPTVAVRMAIEGETGFPHRGKLDFINNQVNPSTGTIAIRAVFDNERAKGGMWKLLPGMFVRVRIDLGGAYRSALVIDRALGSDQGLKFVYVVDGENKVQYRRVKTGALQEDGLRVVEPYKPGTDKEPESGVKSTEWVVVGGLPQLRPRAEIKPEQIAMPTTLSGGDSTPRRPKKQ
- a CDS encoding glycosyltransferase family 39 protein — translated: MRDRMPPGSYWAGWAWSRMFGLTEPAMRWFGVACVAAATSVVFSTARRAYGTGPAVAAGLVFASSPNVVVQAVEIRAYPLLILFSATVYYALVRLLTSPPAFRRRWLGALTGFGLAAAYTHFFGLVVSGGAFVSALFVFRRRGDRIGPVLIAAAIFAIAAAGLGPFVVASTGISSGAAGDPAATKLVGLVRLGYRLFSHSAIAVSWVAVGFSLAGAIVALACAAGTAADPRTRDVTVGLAVTVASGLAVVVAASVVQSWFNAAAAHYNTWALPGLAVLSGAGVGARNRLLRAAALIGVAAVLAANLYGSAQLACHGEQFAHGPHRPIANLIRTLGSEAVTVIYDDPLPGAADVSGAVYWPLLHEFGPGLKQYSHLAAGSERVREFDRPAVGGGTDPKSLGTGYILVIRAANASASDVRDHVRRGVQPFGPGPLAEAIAQSDRWRPTETLLIGGFVSAEVRVYRMAASSGR